actataaaatgaggcgtgaaccacgtgccggtagcgccaaagtgtgaaccacgagccggtagcactataaaagagtgagactcaaatgtgtatggtgtgaaccacgtgccagtagtacaatagcgttatggttaaccatatgatgTGGATGGATagtgtttagcatgctatatatatatatatatatatagtgttgggtatatgctaatgtgatgttgtgctagtgtacgagttgttagcattatgagtaagacggcatgctatttgagttatattctcgtatgaggtatttggtgggtgcgaatgcaaatagatgggttatatatatgtatgtataattattgcattcactaagctttgcttacccctctcgttgttcactTTTTAGGTTCGAACGCGGATAAAGGaaaaggggttgccgggaattagatattccaATATTGTTACTTGTGGAagctttttggaagtcgacctagcgttttgggtagtttagccccaaaccatgctcgagtgtcgtttggtttaaaactatcaaatatgggtcgaacttgtattacttttgattAAGGGTCTTCATGCCCGtgatgtaaactttaaacatgttGTGCGTTCAAGTGGTTTGTATGAAATGGTTTACGTCATGTAACCAATTATTTTGGACGTAAATGGTTGTttaattgttttaaaaaaaaattatccggttgattacgggttgggttgtttcaccaaCGTAATAATACATCACACCCGAGTGTTCGATGGGACATTTTTCCTTGATCCACTCAAACAACTTGGAAAGAGGCATAGTTCTAACATTCATGGTTGGGAACGATTTTTTCCCCCCAGTGTGTACCGCGACATGTCGGCAGCATACCAACCTTTGTAGTAGACATCAATCCAAGGATCCATTTTTGTGTAGCAAAAAGAGTGATATGTGAGAATTAAAAGACCGATACAATAAAAATACCAAGTATATGTGTGTTTATATAGACTAGTAAGGATTGATAAACCGGCATTCTTATAGCCGGTTTCAGAAAAAGCTATCAAGGAACAGTAAAAGCTGAGAAACAATGAATGGTAAGACTGAAACCGGCATTCTGATAGCCGGTTTCAGAAAAAGATGTCAAAGAACAGTAAAAGCTGAAAAATAATGAATGGTAAGACTGAAACCGGCATTTTGATAGCCGGTTTCAAAAAAACTTTCAAAGAACAGTAAAAGCTGAAAAATAATGTATGGTAAGACTGAAACTGGCATTATGATAGCTGGTTTATATTATGGTTATAAAAGTGCATTATGACAGTTGCATAAACACATGTTAAACATGGAACCGAAGTACATTTCAATTGACGTATGCTACGGCTGCGATTTTGAAGATGAGACAAAATTCTCAGGAGGCAAGAAGATTACATTTGATAATGTTGACATTCTTGGCTTTAATATGCAAAAGttgaatgaatttcttcaagaaAATTTACCGGAAAATCCAGATTCAATGGACATATATTATTACAAACAAGGTATAGCTCAACCTGAAGCAATGTGCTTTGAAGAAGAGTGATATACATTAGTTGGGAAAGCATGTATACTTTCTGAaagggaggtgatactcacacactccTTTTTGATCAATACACACTAACTTACTAATATACCCTCATTTACAATAATGTAGGCTCAAAACCCTAGATAAACTTAGGAatataattgtaagttttatgACAAAAATTGTGTattgatcaaaaaacagtgtgtgagtatcacctcccttTCTGAAAAAAATTGAGTTGTATGTTTTATTTGGCATTTTTGAAGACGCACTTGAGTTCGGTAGGATTTATGATAGTTATGGTGAATACTATAAGGCATAAAATTAGTTGTAATAGGtttgagttattattattattatcattctcttTGTTGATAGCCGGTTTCATTATCATCATTGTCATTATTATGAACAACACTTTTATTGAAAACATAACTACGCTTACAACAATTAATCACAAATAACTATGGTTACAGTTACTTCATTTCTTAACCGAACCTCGTAGGACATGAATTCCTGTTATGACCTGGTTGTGGGAAAAAACCACAACTAGGTGGACCTGTATCTATGTTGTGCCTATCATCCATCTCATTATGGTGTCGTCGTGATTGTCTCCTACACCTATGTGTGATCAATCGTGTTGGATCGGCCTTCATTGTCCAGTTGCTGTGGTCCAGTATGTGGCATCTCTTAGTGGATGTAAGTGATAACTATATTGTTCACTCCACGTGGTAGTAGTATAGTATTTACTAATCAAGGTTTTTAGATCTTCATTTCTCATGCAACATACTGCAATGCCATAAGAGCAAGGCATTCTTTGATGTTGCCATCTTCCACAAGTGCACTTTTTGGCCAAATATCTAACAGTGTACTCTGTCCCACCATCACCACTTCTTTGATATGTAGATTGGACCTTGTACAACCTAGTTTACTGGTTATACAATGTTAATGTGTAAGCAGAAGCAAGTTTTTTACGATCTTGAAATTGTGTCCACATAGACTTCAATAGTGGTGCTTGCCATCCATGAACGGTTGTTTCTTGCGTGTTGAAGTGCTCTCTTATGTAGTGAAATGTATAATCCATACACGCTTTGACTGGTATCATACGTGCATGACGCAAAACATTGTTCAACGACTCGGCTATGTTTGTGGTTAAGTTATCCCAACGCAAACGTAAGATGTCTCTATACAAAGTCCACTTATGAAGATCAGCGTCTTCTAAATATTTCCAAGCTGCCTCACTCAATGTTCTAATTCCACGCACTGCAAGTTTGTATCTATTACTTTGCATCATGGAACCAGCCCTCCAACATAACTTTTTCAACTTGGTGTTTCTGTTAAACTTTGTCATCCAGTTACTACGAAGGTGGCGCAAGCAATAACGATGATGCCAACCATATTGCTGGTTAGCCATTGTACATAACGATCAGGTATAACACACAAATCTCTGTTACTGGCATTAACATGTGTATGGACCATTTCCAAAAACTAAGCCCAACTTTCGTTCGATTCAGTATCAACTACTGCAAATGCAACATGCAGAACTTGACCGTTAGCATTTTTGGCTACCGCTGtaatgtaacaccggccattttttttataacacagcggaagtcttatttaGTAAAACCACAAccttaattacattagtacaaaaacCACTTAATTACATTTACTTTatcaaacggtgttacgttattacaaacacggttacaaaagtccacatcagagttgcaagtcaaacatgtcttctacatcatgtTCCGATCCCAGTAGCAGTAGCTAAACCTGCAAGGAGAGGAATGTGGGGCACACGACCATGCTTACAACCATTAAGCATACAaacaacgacaatatgaggatcggtggcttgtacgggcacacgacctagctgatcggaataggatctaccgatagtccttcctaccagtctctgcataactatccaaacaTAACATATGCGTTCTTCTATACTATACTAATAGACTGTAtgacttggactcaacctcccttggaatggttgaccttACACGGACTTCAAATGCCCTAGGAATGGTTAAAAGTCCCCAACCGCCCTAGAtatggctggtgtcaaacacagtgcacatctacaacatatatagatcacatagcatgcaactatccacctagcatggcaatcactatGCTACATAAtgtaatcagagtaatccacagtagcatgatttgctacttaaactatatccgaagatagacccactcaccaattaccagcaactgaagattctcagaggtctaatctttctgagtcttctctttctccttttcacctgagaataaacataatcaagtcagtaatcatgtcttgatatcatcccaacaacaagacaatagcatcaatacgcacttgaacacttaatcaatctgacctGTCAACTGTAAGAGTGACACTTATTCATGCATCTAAGAAACCTCAATCGTgtggttgacacctcactcgtacgtttggttcttggccaaatatctaattaGATAACAGTAGATCCATACGGTTAGTCAtacgagtgacatatgactcgtacgagtcacatctcaaccatacgatccaactagcaaatataacagttcaagtaaCCATTCACTCGTGTGGTTCACCATGCAGTTGACCGCTTCAACCGTACGTGTGAAGGTTCACTCGTGCGGGTGGAGAAGAACAGTAACAGCAGCTGTTATGATGAGTTTTTAACCCAAAACCACCCAAAGTCATTATATCAAGTTCTAAACCACATCATACAATCatattatcattaattgataagtctatatcaagaattcaacccataataacatattaacgcatgcacactagacatACATGCTAATACCTCTATTTATGACCCAAATACATTTTGATATATCTTCTAAAAAGtataccattggaaaggatttttcattacaattccaacaacacttgattcatcaaaaacggagttacggtgtgaaagttatgaccaaaacaaatttcCACAAAGCTGACCGATGCTCACATGCGTGGCTGAGACCTCACTCGTGTGAGTGAGTCCTCAACTGCGTGGTTGACCCTCAAACGCgttctcactcgtacgagtgactatCACTCGTGTGGGAActgaagaacagctcctgcacgctgatttttgccattttggcccaataactcgatttttgcaagttctaacaccaaaacaacttcaaaaacatcatataaactatataacaactatttctaacattaattaagcataataaacacaaaacatgaagattcaagctcatattcatcaaaaacccattttacacccaaaaaccaattcttaagaattaaa
This window of the Rutidosis leptorrhynchoides isolate AG116_Rl617_1_P2 chromosome 7, CSIRO_AGI_Rlap_v1, whole genome shotgun sequence genome carries:
- the LOC139859048 gene encoding uncharacterized protein, with the protein product MANQQYGWHHRYCLRHLRSNWMTKFNRNTKLKKLCWRAGSMMQSNRYKLAVRGIRTLSEAAWKYLEDADLHKWTLYRDILRLRWDNLTTNIAESLNNVLRHARMIPVKACMDYTFHYIREHFNTQETTVHGWLYKVQSTYQRSGDGGTEYTVRYLAKKCTCGRWQHQRMPCSYGIAVCCMRNEDLKTLISKYYTTTTWSEQYSYHLHPLRDATYWTTATGQ